In Edaphobacter dinghuensis, a genomic segment contains:
- a CDS encoding TonB-dependent receptor, whose translation MRIFDGRQLEQRGQKIGPLEWTGCRAFRLWVVLLAALLCAAPVMAQVGGEGAIEGTVTDPSGAVVPNATVTATNVGTQVKTERTSTSSGYFVLSPLDPGKYSVTVRASGFSGYEQKNVTVNAIQTVGLKVQLKLGESSQTVTVTEEPPALDTENATLGATLEQSTYSALPINLSGGKRDPTAFIYLTPGVNTTAGTGIFDGSGSRGGDNEIYVEGIAIDKTKAQGDTGNVSSVTSVDALEQMQVLTSSYPVEFQGQGVENYVVKSGTNELHGSVFGYFRNTALDTWNFFSKAVINPATGAPKKPQEHQAEYGLTIGGPIIKDKLFLFASYDGDHYSVESNPGTFTVPTAAARAGNFSAYNVPIYDPSTTAACTAANTSHTTCRYQYGYVYAGTPGPNGNPALGPMGLAGVNVIPASQISPISQALMAALPSPTNGNLSGNYIFGQPSANNAWNTTDKLSWTLNDHHTLAVMVAAGRSYNSLPAFSGFQAPLPYGSATVNDTLTKTIIAEHTWVITNDMVNQLKYGFARNVPVTLNPTSTPKWGASSYGIAGLPPGDASGSFPLISFGGTYAPSQWAGERASKQTTNAFILLDNFQWTHGKHNITAGAQLQWLQDNEYNNTLNQSSPLQLSFQQAETAGYTGKGTAQSGTGLGFASFLLGAVDSSNLTENAVIETGARFRPFSPYFEDDYKLNPKLTINLGLRWDYYPPFYEVENRVSFFVPTMNNPLVNAPGALLFAGNGTDSCHCRSTVNQFYKNFGPRVGAAYRITDSTVVRGGFGVMYSHGGGTGGTNGSDQGNGTFGFSSTPTISSTSAGVAAFNLAQGFPAYSHPPFLDPSLNTGYTTLSSTAPGNLNYADPYLGGRSPEYENWNVGIQQLFTNSIVMNLNYVGSQSHFLRTSGSRGFYSDQLNPMYFALGSLLNSTVTPTVLTQADAIIPGIALPYASFSGTLQQMLRPFPQYTGISDTYGNVGNANYHALQVTVKQQHPLHGLTFMASFTWSKMIDDQGNFRSGWLPNRIERSPGTAEQPKVGVGTVVYALPFGRGHIGNGNAWTRALASGWQVSGIYRAYSGEPLAITGATCSNLPNQGTCMPSLNPNYAGTARLNGKWGKGLLASTAGSTPYIDKQAFMNALPYTFGNAPRTQPYGLMGPGGQNLDASVRRSFDIWENMKMQFEADMFNVMNSVVFSNPNQTYQGTGTSSFGTLTSQSNQSRDIQLAAKITF comes from the coding sequence ATGAGGATCTTTGATGGTAGGCAGTTGGAGCAGCGCGGACAAAAGATCGGTCCGCTGGAGTGGACTGGGTGTAGGGCATTTCGGCTTTGGGTCGTTCTGCTGGCGGCGCTGCTATGCGCGGCTCCGGTCATGGCGCAGGTCGGTGGCGAGGGTGCTATCGAGGGCACGGTGACCGACCCCAGCGGAGCGGTAGTTCCCAATGCGACGGTGACCGCAACTAACGTAGGGACACAGGTAAAGACAGAAAGGACCTCGACCTCAAGCGGATACTTTGTGTTGTCGCCGCTGGATCCAGGGAAATATTCAGTGACGGTACGAGCAAGTGGGTTTTCCGGATATGAGCAGAAGAACGTTACCGTGAATGCGATTCAGACAGTCGGCCTAAAGGTACAGCTAAAGCTGGGCGAGTCGTCGCAGACCGTGACGGTGACCGAGGAGCCGCCGGCGCTCGATACAGAGAATGCGACGCTGGGAGCCACGCTCGAGCAGTCGACCTACTCGGCGCTGCCGATCAACCTGAGCGGAGGCAAGCGCGACCCGACAGCATTCATCTACCTGACGCCGGGCGTAAACACGACGGCCGGTACGGGCATCTTCGACGGCAGTGGAAGTCGCGGCGGAGATAACGAAATCTATGTCGAAGGAATCGCGATCGACAAGACGAAGGCGCAGGGCGACACCGGAAACGTATCGAGCGTAACGTCGGTAGACGCGCTTGAACAGATGCAGGTTCTCACAAGCAGCTATCCGGTGGAGTTCCAGGGACAGGGCGTTGAGAACTATGTTGTAAAAAGTGGAACGAACGAGCTGCATGGAAGTGTCTTCGGATACTTCAGAAATACAGCGCTCGATACGTGGAACTTCTTTTCGAAGGCAGTGATCAATCCCGCGACCGGAGCTCCGAAAAAGCCGCAGGAGCACCAGGCAGAATATGGGCTGACGATCGGCGGCCCAATCATCAAGGACAAGTTGTTCCTCTTTGCCTCCTACGATGGAGACCATTACTCGGTGGAGAGCAACCCGGGAACATTTACCGTTCCTACGGCCGCAGCACGGGCAGGAAACTTCTCTGCCTACAATGTGCCGATCTACGATCCTTCGACGACAGCGGCCTGCACGGCAGCAAACACGAGCCACACAACCTGCCGGTATCAATATGGCTATGTCTATGCAGGTACGCCCGGACCGAATGGAAACCCGGCACTTGGTCCGATGGGGTTGGCAGGAGTGAATGTCATTCCGGCGTCGCAGATCTCACCAATCTCGCAGGCGTTGATGGCTGCACTTCCTTCGCCGACCAACGGCAACCTGAGCGGCAATTACATCTTTGGACAGCCAAGCGCGAACAATGCATGGAACACAACCGACAAGCTAAGCTGGACACTGAATGACCATCACACCCTGGCCGTGATGGTAGCGGCAGGCCGGTCCTATAACTCGTTACCGGCGTTCTCCGGCTTTCAGGCGCCTCTGCCTTATGGAAGCGCAACGGTGAACGATACGCTGACCAAGACAATTATTGCCGAACACACCTGGGTCATCACCAACGATATGGTGAATCAGCTCAAGTATGGGTTCGCACGCAACGTTCCGGTTACGCTGAACCCAACCTCTACGCCAAAGTGGGGCGCAAGCTCCTACGGAATCGCTGGACTACCTCCGGGCGACGCCAGCGGATCGTTTCCTCTGATCTCGTTCGGTGGAACCTATGCGCCGTCACAGTGGGCGGGAGAGCGAGCCTCCAAGCAGACGACGAATGCCTTCATTCTGCTTGATAACTTCCAGTGGACGCACGGCAAACACAACATCACCGCAGGCGCGCAGCTACAGTGGCTGCAGGATAACGAGTACAACAACACGCTGAATCAGAGCTCTCCGCTACAGTTGTCCTTCCAACAGGCAGAGACGGCAGGATACACGGGGAAAGGCACAGCGCAGTCAGGAACAGGGCTTGGGTTTGCAAGCTTCCTTCTGGGCGCAGTGGACTCATCGAACCTGACGGAGAATGCAGTGATCGAGACGGGCGCGCGGTTCCGGCCGTTCTCGCCTTACTTTGAGGATGACTACAAACTGAATCCAAAGCTGACGATCAACCTGGGTCTGCGATGGGATTATTATCCGCCGTTCTACGAGGTGGAGAACCGCGTTTCGTTCTTCGTCCCGACCATGAATAACCCGTTGGTCAATGCTCCGGGAGCGCTGCTGTTCGCAGGCAATGGAACCGATAGCTGCCATTGCCGATCGACGGTCAACCAGTTCTACAAGAACTTTGGGCCGCGTGTCGGAGCAGCATATCGGATCACCGACTCTACAGTGGTTCGCGGCGGCTTCGGCGTGATGTACTCGCACGGCGGCGGAACTGGTGGAACCAACGGATCGGACCAGGGCAATGGAACCTTCGGTTTCTCTTCGACGCCAACGATCTCGTCGACGAGCGCTGGTGTGGCTGCCTTCAACCTGGCGCAGGGATTCCCGGCGTATAGCCATCCACCGTTCCTCGATCCTTCGCTGAACACCGGATATACAACGCTCAGCTCGACGGCTCCGGGAAATCTGAACTACGCGGACCCCTATCTGGGAGGACGCTCGCCGGAGTACGAGAACTGGAACGTAGGGATTCAACAATTGTTCACTAACAGCATCGTGATGAATCTGAACTACGTTGGTAGCCAAAGCCACTTTCTGCGCACCAGCGGATCACGCGGCTTCTACAGCGACCAGCTGAATCCGATGTACTTTGCCCTGGGCAGTCTGCTGAACTCCACGGTGACTCCGACAGTGTTGACGCAGGCTGATGCAATTATCCCGGGCATCGCTCTACCGTATGCGAGCTTCAGCGGCACATTGCAGCAGATGCTCCGTCCCTTCCCGCAATACACCGGTATCTCTGACACGTATGGAAACGTCGGCAATGCAAACTATCATGCATTGCAGGTGACAGTGAAGCAGCAGCATCCGCTGCATGGCCTGACGTTTATGGCGAGCTTTACCTGGTCGAAGATGATTGACGATCAAGGCAACTTCCGCAGCGGTTGGCTTCCGAACCGGATTGAACGGTCGCCAGGCACAGCGGAACAGCCAAAGGTTGGCGTAGGGACAGTGGTCTATGCCCTGCCGTTTGGTCGCGGGCATATCGGAAACGGCAATGCCTGGACGCGAGCGCTGGCAAGCGGATGGCAGGTGTCAGGAATCTATCGAGCATACTCGGGTGAGCCGCTGGCGATCACGGGTGCAACCTGCTCGAACCTGCCCAACCAGGGAACTTGCATGCCAAGCCTGAACCCGAACTACGCTGGCACAGCACGGCTGAACGGAAAGTGGGGGAAAGGGCTTCTGGCGAGCACAGCCGGAAGTACACCTTACATTGATAAGCAGGCCTTTATGAATGCACTGCCTTACACCTTTGGCAACGCTCCGCGCACACAACCCTACGGCTTGATGGGACCCGGCGGACAAAACCTGGATGCGAGCGTCCGCAGGTCGTTCGATATCTGGGAGAACATGAAGATGCAGTTCGAGGCCGACATGTTCAACGTGATGAACAGCGTCGTATTCAGCAATCCAAACCAGACATACCAAGGTACGGGAACGTCGAGCTTCGGAACGCTGACAAGCCAGTCTAATCAATCAAGAGATATCCAACTGGCGGCGAAGATCACGTTCTAG